The Caldibacillus debilis DSM 16016 genome includes a window with the following:
- a CDS encoding GH36-type glycosyl hydrolase domain-containing protein codes for MIFHKEKLREEAHKAALSHDPFMSKNPSARFLKNNETDFEKLREFVRDLREQSPFCKQPAEEVLLDHAEFLEEQVLVIKEELTKRLVHSLPRLKKTGETRVFAICKAYLEMNDGHLDKESFLYYLRSYQEVSVLSVAEVWAIPPVLRTAVIRRLSEIMDSVKERREICMLVEDLLSGVKDSEITPGRLKEILDKAGIAMPLSGPMIAHLVNHLRERAEYTATVGEWLICKLENGPESLDQILSYEFQLQASLQVSANNLIDSMRKISRWNWKDIFEQISIVEQTLRKEKTGLYARLDFASRDVVRKRVEKLARRLNLPENLVAANAVALADAQFTILHAGMPGEGAEKGDGYVPEGSEGTKNGGRDVSKGRENGKAAESGEALPGETVRELDRRAFVAYYLLDPRGISRLRQALKSCGNPRPLPETGLMRRAKGVYFHLLAGCFFSFLFVFSLWICWREPFLPRQWFAVLGFLLFPALEWGVAFTHWIIERTIKPVPLLRLDFSKGIPADAKTAVVIPIIWSTAEEVKDYAERLELHYLANRDANLHFALLGDFKDAESESLEQDEKIFAAAREEIDRLRKTYGSKNFHLFQRKRKWNPAERTWMGWERKRGKLVEFVELLKGKRDTSFAFVYAEMDELKDVRYIITLDSDTQLPLETARRMIGTLHLPYNRPVLNRTGTRVIEGYGMLQPRLSMSHEAAMRTRFSGLWSADSGIDPYSFAVSDPYQDMFGQGIFTGKGIFDVDVFYRVLCDRIPENRVLSHDLLEGGFLRAGLLADIELIDKYPSTFFAYQKRMHRWVRGDWQLLLWLLPKLRNRRGELWPVDLSVLTRWQIIDNVRRSLLPPVLFFTLLLGMTVLPGTPLRWMVLLLAAWFLPVLRQLITVQKGFRYARNIGSSAGQVLFGLATWPFQAVLLLDAIGRTLYRLFISKKRLLEWALSEEVDRTSERDGAPLIEGMAGGYVLCLLFLAAALFSGNGAVQAIGVLLSAVWAAAPLVIRWMNQPPAHKRIAFTEPERKELVNLARQIWAFYEDYVTEEENWLPPDNVQMDPPNGTASRTSPTNIGLYLACALAARDFGFIDTPGLIRRLERTLDTLERMEKWEGHLYNWYDTRTLRPLPPKYVSTVDSGNYVGCLIAVKEGLAERLEAFGRTEEPAGPAPREGALKTAFSEEIAPVPRQIKAAKDGGDWYHRGQKLLERLEKLVQDTNFRPLFDYETNLFSIGYNALRKERDRALYDLLASEARIASFVAIALGQISVSHWNALGRTMTRVGRHPVLLSWSGTMFEYLMPSLFTKTYRKTMWEKTYAAVVERQIRYARDRDIPFGISESGYYAFDFQMNYQYRAFGVPGLGFQRGLERDLVVAPYAAILAMPFAKDDSLRALKKIEKLGGRGKYGFYEAVDFTRERLPRGKKYEVVQSFMAHHQGMSLLTLANLLLPTTMADRFHRDKSVRSAELLLQEKIPARPKTIKHPELRREYGPYPKTEKAFVSAREFASPDAGVPEVNVLSNGSFTAVVANSGSGFCQYKGFLVSRWREDPVAEPWGNYVYIRDAAGDRLWSLSHLPCKAKAEEQKVKFELGRAVFYRKDGEISTKMEICVSPECNAELRRITLTNDGAEEKILEVTTYVELALSRPEADAAHPAFSKLLIRTDYDAESECLVAVRRSLEAEGEELWAAHSLIADGGPIGSVEFDTDRASFIGRGHRLADPAGIRAPLRGRTGSVADPVFAMRRRIRLEPGKNVRLFAVTSVAGSREEAIGIVGGFAAAQAVKRAFQLAWNRGRIEADNLRLAGREAHDFQRLAGRILFTPPLKKGRKESILRNEIGQSGLWRFGISGDRPIVLLRIDDRSQFPFVVKMLKGHEYLRRLGLLFDLILMNESEEEGYYRHLHDALLQAARHGVDRFGAGMSGIHVIAAGQLAEEEITLLRAAARLELYAGGASLAAQMRPPREREDGLPGRLTPSAKERKEDPGSDFGRTLLEEAKDWLFFNGWGGFSPDGKEYRIILKNGNDLPAPWINVLANPRFGCTVSEMGTGYTWWRNSREFKLTPWANDPVLDPPGEAAYLRDEESGEVWTAAPSAGRSGGPYKITHGFGFSKFEHERKGIRHEMLQFVPKDDPVKIIRLTLKNGTAETRHLSVTYYAEWVLGVNRQAAAPFIVTEWVPEEKILIAQNRFQEVFRDAAAFLGVFPRERDFRDSPASSGHPPEQEESRGIPGFHGGSIPAGRERGTADQFRDASSFSGVPGEISWTGDRYEFIGRYGSAEQPAAMARTGLSCRTGAFSEPCGAVQAKIRLDPGEEREVYILLGCEDSKEKALRLAKQYGSASVCSRAFAEAVSFWAHHLGQLQVSTPSPETDVLLNGWLLYQTLSCRMWARTAFYQAGGAFGFRDQLQDSLALLHAMPEKTREQILRHAAHQYLEGDVQHWWHEETKRGIRTRFSDDLLWLPYAVSRYIEHTGETSVLDEIVPFLKSEPLSAEEQERYEETVPSGEAGSIYEHCLRAIDLALSRIGEHGLPLIGGGDWNDGLNLVGIKGRGESVWLGWFLCEILNRFSVLCEMRKDMKKAEEYREIRRRMAESLNGHGWDGQWYRRAFTDSGKWLGSVQSEECRIDAIAQAWSAISEAAPKERALQAMDSFARELVDKEAGIVKLLTPAFERTEPRPGYIQSYPPGIRENGSQYTHGVIWGIIAWCKLGNGEKAVEIFEMLNPINHTRTEKEVRIYAGEPYAIAADVYSAEPNRGRAGWTWYTGSAGWYYQAGVEWILGIRRRANRLYIDPCIPADWPGFSAAYRFGGTRYLITVINRPGKEKELTVDGEKIPFPTDESGAPFVELKDDGADHRVELRM; via the coding sequence TTGCATGCTGGTCGAAGATTTGCTTTCCGGGGTGAAAGATTCCGAGATCACGCCCGGCAGGTTGAAAGAAATTTTGGATAAAGCGGGTATTGCCATGCCCCTTTCCGGTCCCATGATCGCCCATTTGGTCAACCATCTGCGCGAACGGGCGGAGTACACGGCCACCGTCGGCGAATGGCTGATTTGCAAACTGGAGAACGGGCCGGAGAGCCTGGATCAAATCCTTTCCTACGAATTCCAGCTTCAAGCTTCCCTGCAGGTGTCTGCAAACAACCTGATCGACAGCATGCGGAAGATTTCCCGCTGGAACTGGAAGGACATCTTTGAGCAGATCAGCATCGTCGAGCAAACCCTCCGAAAGGAAAAAACCGGCCTTTACGCCCGATTGGATTTTGCGAGCCGCGACGTCGTCCGGAAGCGGGTGGAAAAGCTGGCCCGGCGATTGAACTTGCCGGAGAACCTGGTGGCGGCCAATGCGGTGGCGCTTGCCGACGCCCAGTTCACGATCCTGCATGCCGGAATGCCTGGGGAAGGGGCGGAAAAAGGGGACGGGTACGTTCCGGAAGGAAGTGAAGGAACGAAAAACGGGGGCAGAGACGTTTCAAAAGGAAGGGAGAACGGAAAAGCGGCGGAGTCCGGGGAGGCGCTGCCCGGAGAGACCGTGCGGGAATTGGACCGGAGGGCCTTCGTCGCCTATTACCTGCTGGATCCCCGCGGCATCAGCCGGCTGCGGCAAGCGTTAAAATCCTGCGGAAACCCCCGCCCCCTCCCGGAAACGGGGCTCATGCGCCGTGCCAAAGGCGTCTATTTCCATCTGCTGGCGGGATGCTTTTTTTCCTTTTTGTTCGTATTTTCCTTGTGGATCTGCTGGCGGGAGCCGTTTTTGCCCCGCCAATGGTTCGCAGTCCTCGGTTTCCTGTTGTTCCCGGCGCTGGAATGGGGCGTCGCCTTCACCCATTGGATCATTGAACGCACGATCAAACCGGTGCCCTTGCTAAGGTTGGATTTTTCCAAAGGGATTCCCGCCGATGCGAAGACGGCAGTGGTCATCCCCATCATCTGGTCCACGGCGGAAGAAGTGAAGGATTATGCGGAACGGCTGGAATTGCATTATTTGGCGAACCGGGATGCGAATCTCCATTTTGCCTTGCTGGGCGATTTTAAAGACGCCGAAAGCGAGTCTTTGGAACAGGATGAAAAAATCTTTGCCGCGGCCAGGGAAGAGATCGATCGGCTGCGGAAAACCTACGGCAGCAAAAACTTCCATCTGTTCCAGCGGAAGCGGAAATGGAATCCGGCGGAAAGGACGTGGATGGGCTGGGAGAGAAAACGAGGAAAATTGGTGGAATTTGTGGAGCTTTTGAAGGGAAAAAGGGATACGAGCTTCGCCTTCGTTTACGCCGAGATGGACGAATTAAAGGATGTGCGTTACATCATTACCCTTGATTCCGACACCCAGCTTCCTTTGGAGACCGCCCGCCGGATGATCGGCACCCTGCATCTGCCCTACAACCGTCCGGTATTGAATCGGACGGGAACAAGGGTCATCGAAGGCTACGGCATGCTTCAACCGAGGCTGAGCATGAGCCATGAAGCCGCGATGCGGACCCGCTTTTCCGGGCTTTGGTCGGCGGATTCCGGGATCGATCCTTATTCTTTCGCCGTTTCCGATCCTTATCAGGATATGTTCGGCCAGGGGATTTTTACCGGGAAGGGCATTTTCGATGTCGACGTGTTTTACCGGGTGCTTTGTGACCGGATACCGGAAAACCGGGTATTGAGCCACGATTTGCTGGAAGGGGGATTCCTCCGGGCCGGACTGCTTGCGGACATCGAGTTGATCGACAAATATCCGTCGACCTTCTTCGCCTATCAAAAACGGATGCACCGCTGGGTCAGGGGGGACTGGCAGCTTTTGCTCTGGCTGTTGCCGAAATTGCGCAACCGGAGAGGCGAACTCTGGCCGGTGGATCTGTCCGTTTTGACCCGCTGGCAGATCATCGATAACGTGAGGCGAAGTTTGCTTCCGCCCGTTTTGTTTTTCACCCTCCTCCTCGGGATGACCGTTCTTCCGGGGACACCCTTGAGATGGATGGTCCTTTTGCTCGCCGCCTGGTTCCTGCCGGTGCTTCGGCAGCTGATTACCGTGCAAAAAGGATTCCGGTATGCCCGCAATATCGGAAGTTCCGCCGGACAAGTCCTGTTCGGGCTCGCCACATGGCCTTTTCAAGCCGTCCTTTTGCTCGACGCCATCGGAAGGACCTTGTACCGGCTGTTCATTTCCAAAAAGCGGCTGCTGGAATGGGCGCTGTCGGAGGAAGTGGACCGGACGAGCGAACGGGATGGGGCGCCGCTGATCGAAGGGATGGCGGGGGGATACGTTCTGTGCCTTTTGTTTTTGGCTGCCGCCCTCTTCAGCGGGAACGGGGCGGTGCAGGCCATCGGGGTGCTGCTGAGCGCGGTTTGGGCCGCCGCCCCCCTGGTGATCCGATGGATGAATCAGCCGCCCGCCCATAAACGGATCGCCTTCACGGAACCGGAAAGGAAAGAGTTGGTGAACCTGGCCCGCCAGATCTGGGCCTTTTATGAGGATTATGTAACCGAAGAAGAGAACTGGCTGCCCCCCGACAATGTCCAAATGGATCCGCCGAACGGGACGGCCTCCCGCACGTCCCCGACCAACATCGGGCTGTACCTTGCCTGCGCGCTGGCGGCGCGGGATTTCGGCTTCATCGATACCCCGGGACTGATCAGGCGCCTGGAGCGGACGCTGGATACGTTGGAGCGGATGGAGAAATGGGAAGGCCACTTATACAACTGGTATGACACAAGGACTTTGCGGCCCTTGCCGCCGAAATATGTTTCCACCGTGGATTCGGGGAATTACGTCGGCTGCCTGATCGCCGTGAAAGAAGGATTGGCCGAGCGGCTGGAAGCTTTTGGCCGGACGGAGGAGCCGGCCGGGCCCGCCCCGAGGGAAGGGGCGCTGAAAACCGCCTTTTCCGAAGAGATCGCCCCGGTTCCCCGGCAGATAAAAGCGGCAAAGGACGGCGGCGATTGGTACCACAGGGGGCAAAAGCTGCTTGAACGTTTGGAAAAACTCGTTCAGGATACGAACTTCCGGCCGCTTTTCGATTATGAGACCAATTTGTTTTCCATCGGATACAATGCCTTACGGAAGGAACGGGACCGGGCTCTTTACGATTTGCTGGCTTCCGAAGCCCGGATCGCAAGTTTTGTCGCCATCGCCCTCGGCCAGATTTCGGTTTCCCATTGGAACGCCCTCGGCCGGACGATGACGCGGGTGGGAAGACACCCGGTCCTTTTGTCCTGGTCCGGAACGATGTTTGAATATTTGATGCCCAGCCTGTTCACGAAAACCTACCGGAAAACGATGTGGGAAAAAACCTATGCCGCCGTGGTCGAACGGCAGATCCGGTATGCCCGGGACCGGGACATTCCTTTCGGTATTTCCGAGTCCGGATATTATGCCTTCGATTTTCAAATGAATTACCAGTATCGGGCCTTCGGCGTTCCGGGACTGGGCTTCCAAAGGGGGCTTGAACGGGACCTGGTCGTCGCCCCTTACGCCGCCATCCTGGCCATGCCCTTTGCCAAGGACGACTCCTTACGGGCCTTGAAAAAAATCGAAAAACTGGGGGGGCGCGGCAAATACGGATTTTACGAAGCCGTCGATTTTACCCGGGAGCGGCTCCCCCGGGGAAAAAAATATGAAGTGGTGCAAAGTTTTATGGCCCACCATCAGGGGATGAGCCTGCTGACCCTGGCGAATCTCTTGCTGCCGACAACGATGGCGGACAGATTCCACCGCGACAAGAGCGTCCGCTCGGCCGAATTGCTTTTGCAGGAAAAAATCCCGGCGAGGCCCAAGACCATTAAACATCCGGAATTGCGCCGCGAATACGGGCCTTATCCGAAGACGGAAAAGGCTTTTGTCTCTGCGCGGGAATTCGCTTCGCCGGATGCCGGGGTGCCGGAAGTCAACGTCCTTTCCAACGGGTCGTTCACCGCGGTCGTCGCCAATTCCGGAAGCGGGTTTTGCCAGTACAAAGGTTTCCTTGTCTCCCGCTGGCGGGAAGACCCCGTCGCGGAGCCCTGGGGGAATTACGTTTATATCCGGGACGCCGCCGGGGATCGGCTCTGGTCCCTTTCCCATTTGCCGTGCAAAGCGAAAGCGGAGGAACAAAAGGTGAAATTCGAGCTGGGCAGGGCGGTTTTTTACCGGAAAGACGGGGAGATTTCGACCAAGATGGAAATTTGCGTTTCCCCCGAATGTAACGCGGAGCTCCGGAGGATCACCTTGACGAACGACGGAGCGGAGGAGAAGATTTTGGAAGTGACGACTTACGTGGAGCTGGCCCTGTCCCGTCCTGAGGCGGACGCCGCCCATCCCGCCTTCAGCAAACTCCTGATCCGGACGGATTACGATGCGGAGTCGGAGTGCCTGGTGGCCGTCCGGAGAAGCCTTGAAGCGGAAGGGGAAGAATTGTGGGCGGCCCATTCCTTGATTGCGGACGGGGGACCGATCGGATCCGTCGAATTTGACACGGACCGGGCCAGCTTCATCGGAAGGGGACACCGCCTGGCCGATCCCGCAGGGATCCGGGCTCCCCTCCGCGGCAGGACCGGTTCGGTGGCTGATCCCGTCTTTGCCATGCGGCGGCGGATCCGGCTGGAACCGGGGAAGAACGTCCGGCTGTTTGCCGTCACTTCCGTCGCCGGATCAAGGGAAGAAGCGATCGGGATTGTCGGCGGGTTTGCCGCCGCCCAGGCGGTGAAACGGGCGTTTCAGCTGGCCTGGAACCGGGGGCGGATCGAAGCGGATAACCTTCGGCTGGCCGGCCGGGAGGCCCATGATTTTCAGCGGCTGGCGGGCCGCATCCTATTTACGCCCCCGCTCAAGAAAGGACGGAAAGAAAGCATCCTCCGCAACGAAATCGGGCAATCGGGCCTATGGCGTTTCGGCATATCCGGGGACCGGCCGATCGTCCTCTTGCGGATCGACGACCGGAGCCAATTCCCCTTTGTCGTCAAAATGCTAAAAGGACATGAATACCTGCGCAGGCTCGGTCTCCTTTTCGATCTGATTCTTATGAACGAGTCGGAGGAGGAAGGATACTACCGGCACTTGCATGATGCGCTGCTGCAGGCGGCCCGGCACGGGGTCGACCGGTTCGGGGCCGGCATGTCGGGCATCCATGTCATCGCCGCAGGCCAGTTGGCGGAGGAGGAAATCACCTTGCTGCGGGCGGCGGCCCGCTTGGAATTGTATGCCGGGGGAGCCAGCCTCGCCGCGCAAATGCGGCCGCCAAGGGAACGGGAAGACGGACTGCCCGGACGGCTGACGCCTTCCGCGAAGGAAAGGAAGGAAGATCCCGGGAGCGATTTTGGAAGGACGCTTTTGGAGGAAGCCAAGGACTGGCTGTTTTTCAACGGATGGGGAGGTTTTTCCCCGGACGGCAAGGAGTACCGAATCATCTTGAAAAACGGAAATGATCTGCCGGCGCCTTGGATCAACGTATTGGCCAATCCCCGTTTCGGCTGCACCGTTTCCGAGATGGGAACGGGCTATACCTGGTGGAGGAACAGCCGGGAGTTTAAGCTGACGCCCTGGGCCAACGATCCCGTCCTGGATCCGCCGGGAGAAGCGGCTTACTTGAGGGATGAGGAAAGCGGCGAAGTATGGACGGCCGCGCCTTCCGCCGGCCGTTCCGGCGGGCCGTACAAGATCACCCACGGGTTCGGCTTTTCCAAATTCGAACATGAGCGAAAGGGCATCCGGCACGAAATGCTCCAGTTCGTACCGAAGGACGATCCGGTCAAGATCATCCGGCTGACGTTGAAAAACGGGACGGCGGAAACAAGACATCTTTCCGTAACCTATTATGCGGAATGGGTGCTCGGGGTGAACCGGCAGGCCGCCGCCCCCTTTATCGTCACCGAATGGGTACCCGAAGAAAAAATTCTGATCGCCCAAAACCGGTTTCAGGAAGTTTTCAGGGACGCGGCCGCCTTTTTGGGCGTTTTTCCGCGGGAAAGGGATTTTCGGGATTCACCGGCAAGTTCAGGACATCCGCCGGAACAGGAGGAGAGCCGGGGAATTCCGGGGTTCCACGGCGGTTCCATTCCGGCGGGCCGGGAGCGGGGGACAGCGGATCAATTTCGGGATGCCTCCTCCTTTTCCGGCGTTCCGGGGGAAATTTCCTGGACGGGAGACCGGTACGAATTTATCGGCCGCTATGGCAGCGCGGAACAGCCGGCGGCGATGGCGCGCACCGGCCTATCTTGCCGGACGGGAGCTTTCAGCGAGCCTTGCGGCGCCGTTCAGGCCAAGATTCGGCTGGATCCGGGCGAAGAGCGGGAAGTCTATATTTTGTTGGGCTGCGAAGATTCGAAGGAAAAGGCTTTGCGCCTGGCCAAGCAATACGGCAGCGCATCGGTCTGCAGCCGGGCCTTCGCCGAGGCCGTCTCCTTTTGGGCGCATCATTTGGGCCAATTGCAAGTTTCCACCCCTTCGCCGGAGACGGATGTCTTGCTGAACGGCTGGCTGCTTTACCAGACCCTTTCCTGCCGGATGTGGGCGAGGACGGCTTTTTACCAGGCCGGCGGGGCGTTCGGCTTCCGCGATCAATTGCAGGATTCCCTCGCCCTCCTTCATGCGATGCCGGAAAAAACCAGGGAACAGATTTTGCGCCACGCCGCCCATCAATATTTGGAGGGGGATGTGCAGCATTGGTGGCACGAGGAAACGAAAAGGGGCATCCGGACCCGGTTTTCCGACGACTTGCTTTGGCTGCCTTATGCGGTGTCCCGTTACATCGAACATACCGGGGAAACCTCGGTATTGGACGAAATCGTGCCTTTTTTGAAAAGCGAACCGCTTTCCGCGGAGGAACAGGAGCGCTATGAAGAGACGGTCCCATCCGGGGAAGCGGGCAGCATATACGAGCATTGCCTGCGGGCAATCGATCTCGCCTTGAGCAGGATCGGCGAGCACGGCCTTCCTTTGATCGGCGGGGGCGACTGGAACGACGGATTGAATCTCGTCGGCATCAAGGGACGGGGCGAAAGCGTCTGGCTCGGATGGTTTTTGTGCGAGATATTGAACCGGTTTTCCGTCCTTTGCGAAATGCGCAAGGACATGAAAAAGGCGGAGGAATACCGGGAGATCCGCCGGCGGATGGCCGAGTCCCTCAACGGGCACGGGTGGGACGGCCAGTGGTACCGGCGCGCTTTTACCGATTCCGGAAAATGGCTCGGTTCGGTTCAAAGCGAGGAATGCCGGATCGACGCCATCGCCCAGGCCTGGTCGGCCATCTCGGAAGCGGCGCCGAAGGAGCGCGCCCTTCAGGCGATGGATTCCTTTGCCCGGGAGTTGGTGGACAAGGAAGCGGGCATCGTCAAGCTATTGACGCCGGCTTTTGAACGGACGGAACCTCGGCCCGGCTATATCCAAAGCTATCCGCCGGGAATCCGGGAGAACGGCAGCCAGTATACCCACGGGGTGATTTGGGGGATTATCGCCTGGTGCAAGCTCGGCAACGGGGAAAAAGCCGTGGAAATCTTTGAGATGCTCAATCCGATCAACCACACCCGGACGGAAAAGGAAGTGCGGATCTACGCGGGGGAACCGTACGCGATCGCCGCTGACGTATATTCCGCGGAACCGAACCGGGGCCGCGCGGGATGGACCTGGTATACGGGATCGGCGGGCTGGTATTACCAGGCCGGCGTGGAGTGGATCCTCGGGATTCGCCGGAGGGCGAACCGCCTGTATATCGATCCGTGCATACCGGCTGACTGGCCGGGATTCTCGGCCGCCTACCGTTTTGGCGGCACCCGCTATCTGATCACCGTCATCAACCGGCCGGGAAAAGAAAAAGAATTGACGGTGGACGGCGAAAAGATTCCCTTCCCGACGGATGAATCCGGTGCGCCGTTTGTGGAATTAAAGGATGACGGGGCCGACCATCGGGTGGAGCTGCGGATGTAG